The Streptomyces armeniacus genomic interval GCGGCACACCCGTACTCGAACGGCGTTCGTACACCGGCCGGGCCGGGCACGGCCAATACACCCCCCGCGGTATCTGCCAGTACCTCTGACCAGTACCACTGATGGGAGACGAGACGGCCATGAGCATGGATTTCGGGCTGGTCCTGCAGACCGATCCGCCGGGCGCGGCAACCGTGGGGCTGATGCGGCGCGCCGAACGCAGCGGATTCCGCTACGGCTGGACATTCGACTCCGCGGTGCTGTGGCAGGAGCCGTTCGTCATTCACAGCCGCATCCTGGCGCACACCCAGCGGCTCGTCGTCGGCCCCATGGTGACCAACCCGGGCACGCGTTCCTGGGAGGTCACCGCCTCCACCTTCGCGACGCTCAACGAGATGTACGGCAACCGCACCGTCTGCGGCATCGGCCGCGGCGACTCGGCGATGCGGGTCGCCGGGCGGAAGCCGAACACGCTGGCGCGGCTCAGCGAGGCCATGACCGTCATCCGCGACCTGGCCGAGGGCCGCGAGGCGGAGGTGGACGGCACCACGCTGCGCATCCCGTGGATCGAGGACAGCAAACTCCCGGTCTGGATGGCGGCGTACGGCCCCAAGGCCCTGGCGATGGCCGGCCGTGAGGCGGACGGCTTCATCCTCCAGCTGGCCGACCCGTACCTCGTCGAGTGGATGGTCAAGGCGGTCCGTACGGCCGCGGCCGACGCGGGCCGCGACCCCGACGAGGTCACCATCTGCGTCGCCGCCCCCGCCTACGTCAGCGAGGACACGGCGGACGGGCTGGAGCACGCGCGGGAGCAGTGCCGCTGGTTCGGCGGAATGGTCGGCAACCACGTCGCCGACCTGGTGTCCCGTTACGGCACCGACTCCACGCTCGTACCGGAGGCGCTGACCTCGTACATCGCGGCCCGCGAGGGCTACGACTACGCCCACCACGGCCGCGCCGGGAACCCCGACACCGCCTTCGTGCCCGACGAGATCGTGGACCGCTTCTGCCTGCTCGGGCCCGCCGAGGCGCACATCGAGAAGCTGCGCACGCTGCGGGCGCTCGGCGTGGACCAGTTCGCGGTCTACGCGATGCACGACGCGAAGGAGGACACCATCGACGCGTACGGCAGCAGCGTCATCCCCGTCCTGCAGAAGGACTGAGCGCCGGCGGCACGGCACGGCCACCCACGCCTGCCCCGCCCGTACCACCCGTCCGCCGACGGCCACCCGCACCCGGTCCCGTACGACTCCCCGCAACCGTCCCCGTACGGCACCCGGACCCGTGCCCGCACCCGTCCCCGTACGGCCGTCAGCGCCCGTAACGCGCCTGTCACCGCCGCGTATCCGCGGCGCGGTCTCCTGTCCCGTATCCCCGTCGCACGTCCCGTCCCCCGTGCCGTTCCGAGCCGACGAGGTGCTCTCCCCATGACCGACACCGCTCCCAGCACCCCCGGCCCGCCGGCCGGCGCACCCGGCGGCGCCGCCGGCGCCGAGCAGCACACCCGCCCCGACGGGCGGGTGGAGCTCGCCGCCGGCGTCGTACCCGCCGACAGCCGCTACACCAACGCCGACCTGCACCCCGTGCCGATCGCCAAACGCGACTGGACGACGTACAACTTCGCCGCCCTCTGGATCGGCATGGCCGTCAACATCCCGTCCTGGACCCTGGCCTCCGGCTTGGTCTCGCTCGGGATGGACTGGAAGCAGGCCGTCCTCACCATCTCGCTCGCCAACGTCATCGTCCTCTTCCCGATGCTGCTCACCGGGCACGCCGGACCGAAGTACGGCATCCCCTTCCCGGTGCTGGCCCGCGCCTCGTTCGGCGTTGCCGGGGCGAACCTGCCCGCGCTGCTGCGCGGGCTGGTGGCGTGCGCGTGGTTCGGCATCCAGACGTGGATCGGCGGCCAGTCGATCTACTTCCTCGCCGGAAAGGTGCTGGACGGTGCCGGCTGGTGGGTCGACTCCGCCGACGTGTTCGGCTACCCGGCCACGCAGTGGCTGTCGTTCCTCGCCTTCTTCCTGATCGAGATCGCCGTCATCCTGCGCGGCATGGAGGCCGTACGGCGGCTGGAGAACTGGGCGGCGCCGCTCATGCTCGTCGGCGCCCTCGCCCTGCTCATCTGGATCGCCGACAAGGCGGGCGGCTTCGGCCCGCTCCTGGACCAGCCGTCCGAGCTGGGCTGGGGCGCCGACTTCTGGCCGGTCTTCTTCCCCGCCCTCATGGGCATGATCGGCTTCTGGTCCACGCTGTCCCTGAACATCCCCGACTTCACCCGCTTCGGCGCGGGCCAGCGCGCCCAGGTCTGGGGCCAGTCGCTCGGACTGCCCACCACGATGGCGGCGTTCGCGCTGCTGTCCGTCCTCGTCACCTCCGGTTCGCAGGCGGTCTACGGCGAGCCCGTATGGGACCCCAGTGAACTGGCCGCCCGCATGGACAGCACCGTCGGCGTCCTCTTCGCGCTGCTCATCGTGCTGATGGCGACGCTCTCCACGAACATCGCCGCCAACCTCGTCAGCCCCGCGTACGACCTGTCCAACCTCGCGCCCCGGCTCATCTCGTTCCGCACCGGCGCGCTGCTCGCCTGCACGATCGGCGTCCTGATCTTCCCGTGGAAGCTGATCGAGAACCCGGACGTGTACATCTTCACCTGGCTCGGCACGGTCGCCGGCCTCCTCGGCACCGTCGCGGGCATCCTCATCGCCGACTACTGGCTGCTCCGCCGCACCCACCTGCACCTCGCCGACCTCTACCGCCCGCACGGCCGCTACTGGTACGACGCCGGCTGGAACTGGCGCGCCGTGGCCGCCTTCGCGGTCGGCGGCGTCCTGGCGGTGGGCGGCTCGTACTCGAAACAGGGCAAGGGCCCGTTCCCGGCGGACGGCGTGATCCCGTTCCTGCAGCCGCTCGCGGACTACGGGTGGGCCGTGGGGCTGGGCGGCTCGATGCTGGTGTACGCGGTGCTGATGACGGCGCCGTTCACGGCGCCGCGCCAGGGGACGGAGCCGGCGCTGCCCGCGCGGGGCAGGTGACCGCTGCCGTTCGCCGGTCCGCGCTTCGTGCCGCGCCTCGTGCCCGCGCCCCGTGGCGCGCCTCGTGGCGGGGCGCGTGGGCCGGGGCGTGGGCCGGGGCCGCTACGGCACGCGCGCGGTCCACTCCGCGGTGCCGAACCGGGTCGCGGCCAGCTCCTCCGCCCGCGCCGCCTCCTCGTCCGTGACACGGTCACGCGTCAGCCCGTAGCGGCCCCGGAACGAGGCGATCATGCGGTCGATCACCTCGGCGCGGGGGAGGCCCGTCTGGCGGCGGAGCGGGTCGACGCGTTTCGCGGCGCTGGCGGTGCCCTTGCCCGACAGCTTCTCCTTGCCGATGCGCAGGACTTCGAGCATCTTGGCGGCGTCGATGTCGTACGCCATCGTCACGTGGTGCAGCACGGCGCCGCCGCCCGCGACCCGTTTCTGCGCGGCGCCCGCGATCTTGCCGTCCTTGGAGGCGATGTCGTTGAGCGGCTGGTACCACGCCTTGACGCCCATGTCGGCGAGGGCGCCGAGCACCCAGTCGTCCAGGTAGGCGTAACTGTCCGCGAACGACAGCCCGTTGACGAGCGCCCCCGGCACGCACAGCGAGTACGTGATGGTGTTGCCCGGCTCCACGAACATCGCGCCGCCGCCGCTGATCCGGCGTACGACCTCGATGCCGTGCCGCGCGGCGCCCTCCGGGTCCACCTCGTTGCGCAGCGACTGGAAGCTGCCGATGATCACCGCGGGCGCGCCCCACTCCCAGACCCGCAGCGTCGGCGGCCGGCGCCCGGCGGCGACCTCCTCCATCAGCACCTGGTCCAGGGCCATGTGCAGGGCGGGCGGCTGGGGCGGCTCGTGGATCAACTGCCAGTCGTAGTCCGTCCAGTCGGTCGCCTCCGCGACCGCCCGGCGGACGGCGGTGCCCACGGCGTCGGCCGAGAAGCCGAACATGACGGTGCCCTCGGGCAGCGTCGCCTCGATACGGGCGGCGAGCTGCGCGGCGTCGGCGTCCGCGGGCGCGCCCTCGAGGCTCCGGTCGATGGCGTCGAGCGCCTCGTCGGGCTCCAGGAAGAAGTCCCCGGCGACCCGCACGTCGCGCAGTGCCCCGTCCCGGACTTCGCAGTCCACGACGACGAGCTTGCCACCGGGGACTTTGTATTCACCGTGCATCCGGCAACGGTAACGCGCCGCCGCGAGTCCCTTCCGCCGCAGCGGACACTCTTCCCGCCGCCGCGGCGGGCGGCCAGGTTGGAGTGGGTCCGGCGGCATGGGTGGCGGCCTTCGGTGTCGTACGCGGGCCGGGCCCGGTTTGGTACCGCCGGGCTCCGCCGCGGTGGCTGCTCGCCGTCGCGGCGGGAAGAACTTCCGCCGCCGCGGGAGTCGCCGTCGTGAGGTGGGAGTTCGCGCGGGCGCGGGCAGGATGGTCACCATGGTGACCACGCGGCCCACGCGGCCCACACTCCAGGGCACATTCGGCATGGCGTCCTCCACCCACTGGCTGGCCTCACAGACCGCTCTCGCCGTGCTGGAGGACGGCGGCAACGCGTACGACGCCGCCGTCGCCGCGGGCTTCGTGCTGCAGGTCGTCGAGCCGCATCTGAACGGGCCCGCCGGCGAGGTGCCCATCCTGGTCGCGCCCGCCGACGGCCGCCCCGTACGGGTGCTGTGCGGTCAGGGCACCACGCCCGCCGGTGCCACCGTCGACCACTACACCGGTCTGGGGCTGGAGTTGGTCCCCGGCACCGGGCCGCTGGCCGCCGCCGTGCCGGGCTCGTTCGACGCCTGGCTGGTGCTGCTGCGGGACTACG includes:
- a CDS encoding TIGR03842 family LLM class F420-dependent oxidoreductase, which translates into the protein MDFGLVLQTDPPGAATVGLMRRAERSGFRYGWTFDSAVLWQEPFVIHSRILAHTQRLVVGPMVTNPGTRSWEVTASTFATLNEMYGNRTVCGIGRGDSAMRVAGRKPNTLARLSEAMTVIRDLAEGREAEVDGTTLRIPWIEDSKLPVWMAAYGPKALAMAGREADGFILQLADPYLVEWMVKAVRTAAADAGRDPDEVTICVAAPAYVSEDTADGLEHAREQCRWFGGMVGNHVADLVSRYGTDSTLVPEALTSYIAAREGYDYAHHGRAGNPDTAFVPDEIVDRFCLLGPAEAHIEKLRTLRALGVDQFAVYAMHDAKEDTIDAYGSSVIPVLQKD
- a CDS encoding NCS1 family nucleobase:cation symporter-1, giving the protein MTDTAPSTPGPPAGAPGGAAGAEQHTRPDGRVELAAGVVPADSRYTNADLHPVPIAKRDWTTYNFAALWIGMAVNIPSWTLASGLVSLGMDWKQAVLTISLANVIVLFPMLLTGHAGPKYGIPFPVLARASFGVAGANLPALLRGLVACAWFGIQTWIGGQSIYFLAGKVLDGAGWWVDSADVFGYPATQWLSFLAFFLIEIAVILRGMEAVRRLENWAAPLMLVGALALLIWIADKAGGFGPLLDQPSELGWGADFWPVFFPALMGMIGFWSTLSLNIPDFTRFGAGQRAQVWGQSLGLPTTMAAFALLSVLVTSGSQAVYGEPVWDPSELAARMDSTVGVLFALLIVLMATLSTNIAANLVSPAYDLSNLAPRLISFRTGALLACTIGVLIFPWKLIENPDVYIFTWLGTVAGLLGTVAGILIADYWLLRRTHLHLADLYRPHGRYWYDAGWNWRAVAAFAVGGVLAVGGSYSKQGKGPFPADGVIPFLQPLADYGWAVGLGGSMLVYAVLMTAPFTAPRQGTEPALPARGR
- a CDS encoding lipoate--protein ligase family protein; this encodes MHGEYKVPGGKLVVVDCEVRDGALRDVRVAGDFFLEPDEALDAIDRSLEGAPADADAAQLAARIEATLPEGTVMFGFSADAVGTAVRRAVAEATDWTDYDWQLIHEPPQPPALHMALDQVLMEEVAAGRRPPTLRVWEWGAPAVIIGSFQSLRNEVDPEGAARHGIEVVRRISGGGAMFVEPGNTITYSLCVPGALVNGLSFADSYAYLDDWVLGALADMGVKAWYQPLNDIASKDGKIAGAAQKRVAGGGAVLHHVTMAYDIDAAKMLEVLRIGKEKLSGKGTASAAKRVDPLRRQTGLPRAEVIDRMIASFRGRYGLTRDRVTDEEAARAEELAATRFGTAEWTARVP